A stretch of the Rosa rugosa chromosome 5, drRosRugo1.1, whole genome shotgun sequence genome encodes the following:
- the LOC133708419 gene encoding probable ribose-5-phosphate isomerase 2, whose amino-acid sequence MEGAILVPAPSSPLSSTSLPSVTLTQDELKKIAAYKAVEYVESGMVLGLGTGSTAKHAVDRIGDLLRQGKLHNIVGIPTSRKTHEQAVSVGIPLADLDSHPVIDLAIDGADEVDPYLNLVKGRGGSLLREKMVEGACRKFVVIVDESKLVKHLGGSGLAMPVEIVPFCWKFTARRLQNLFEDSGCVAKLRTSSGANGEPYVTDNGNYIVDLYFKEDIGDLKAASDAILQLAGVVEHGMFLDMATTVIVAGEMGITVKNK is encoded by the coding sequence ATGGAAGGTGCAATCTTGGTCCCTGCGCCGTCCTCTCCTCTATCTTCAACTTCTCTTCCCTCTGTGACCCTAACCCAAGATGAGCTGAAGAAAATCGCGGCCTACAAGGCCGTCGAGTACGTCGAGTCCGGCATGGTTCTCGGCCTCGGCACCGGCTCCACGGCCAAGCACGCCGTCGACCGAATCGGCGATCTCCTCCGCCAGGGGAAGCTCCACAACATTGTCGGAATACCCACCTCCAGGAAGACCCACGAGCAAGCTGTCTCCGTCGGAATCCCACTCGCCGACCTCGACTCCCATCCCGTCATCGATCTCGCCATCGACGGCGCCGACGAGGTGGACCCCTACCTGAACCTGGTCAAGGGCCGAGGTGGGTCTCTGCTGAGAGAGAAGATGGTGGAGGGTGCCTGCCGCAAATTTGTGGTCATTGTCGATGAGTCCAAGCTTGTGAAGCATTTGGGTGGTAGTGGGCTGGCTATGCCGGTGGAGATTGTGCCGTTTTGCTGGAAATTCACGGCCAGGCGGCTCCAGAACTTGTTTGAGGATTCGGGTTGTGTTGCCAAGCTGAGGACTTCTTCGGGGGCAAATGGTGAGCCTTATGTGACAGACAATGGGAACTACATTGTGGACCTGTATTTCAAGGAGGACATTGGGGATTTGAAGGCCGCGAGTGATGCGATTTTGCAGCTTGCTGGAGTTGTGGAGCATGGGATGTTCCTGGACATGGCCACCACTGTGATTGTTGCAGGAGAGATGGGGATAACCGTGAAGAATAAGTAG